The following proteins come from a genomic window of Salvia hispanica cultivar TCC Black 2014 chromosome 4, UniMelb_Shisp_WGS_1.0, whole genome shotgun sequence:
- the LOC125223539 gene encoding uncharacterized acetyltransferase At3g50280-like — MVSQSPLPLVSQCTVFPHRKSTLPDLKLSVSDLPMLSCHYIQKGCLFTRPPIPSSLLASQLTRALSHALSHFPPLAGRLTTDSHGHVYIACNDAGADFSHVYAADIHVRDLLRYSDDVSPEFKRFFPCDLTVSYRGHSRPILAVRLTELADGVFIACAVNHAVTDGTSFWNFFNTFAELSRGVRRISRAPDFSRGSIFMSPAVLRPPEGGPEVTFSSDAPVRERIFRFSRKSIQKLKSVVNNGKFEDGIDVAELMGKQRNDTLKTAAKSVEISSFQSLCALLWRGVTRARKLPEGKTTTFRMAVNCRHRVEPRLAPLYFGNAIQSIPTQASAGEVLGRGLSWCAEQLNRNVVAHDGDVVRKYVERWERDPRCFPLGNFDGAMITMGSSPRFPMYDNDFGWGRPVAIRSGRANKFDGKISAFPGREGNGGVDLEVVLAPDTMAALLSDPEFMQYVSAY; from the coding sequence ATGGTTTCGCAGTCTCCTCTTCCATTAGTCTCCCAATGCACCGTCTTCCCCCACCGCAAATCCACTCTCCCCGATCTCAAGCTCTCCGTTTCCGACCTCCCCATGCTCTCCTGCCACTACATCCAAAAAGGCTGCTTATTCACGCGCCCCCCCATCCCTTCCTCCCTCCTCGCCTCCCAATTGACGCGCGCCCTCTCCCACGCGCTCTCCCACTTCCCCCCACTCGCCGGCCGCCTCACCACCGATTCCCACGGCCATGTCTACATTGCTTGCAACGACGCGGGCGCCGATTTCTCGCACGTGTATGCTGCCGACATACACGTGCGGGATTTGCTACGCTACTCCGACGACGTGTCGCCCGAATTCAAGCGCTTTTTCCCCTGCGATCTCACCGTCAGCTACCGCGGCCATTCCCGCCCGATTCTGGCGGTTCGGCTCACGGAGTTAGCTGACGGCGTTTTCATCGCGTGCGCCGTGAATCACGCCGTCACGGATGGGACCTCGTTCTGGAATTTCTTCAACACCTTCGCGGAGCTCAGCCGCGGTGTGAGGCGGATTTCTAGGGCGCCGGATTTCAGCCGCGGCTCGATTTTTATGTCTCCGGCGGTGCTGAGGCCGCCGGAGGGCGGGCCGGAGGTCACCTTCTCCAGCGACGCGCCGGTGAGGGAGCGGATTTTCAGATTCAGCAGGAAATCGATTCAGAAGCTTAAATCCGTCGTCAACAATGGGAAATTTGAAGACGGAATCGACGTCGCCGAGCTGATGGGGAAGCAGAGGAACGACACGTTGAAAACGGCGGCGAAATCGGTGGAGATTTCGTCATTCCAATCGCTGTGCGCGCTGCTCTGGCGCGGGGTCACCCGCGCCAGGAAGCTGCCGGAGGGAAAAACGACGACGTTTCGGATGGCGGTGAACTGCCGCCACCGGGTGGAGCCGAGGCTGGCGCCGCTCTACTTTGGGAACGCGATCCAGAGCATTCCGACGCAGGCGTCGGCGGGGGAGGTGCTGGGGCGAGGCCTTAGCTGGTGTGCGGAGCAGCTGAACCGGAATGTGGTGGCGCACGACGGCGACGTGGTGAGAAAATATGTCGAGAGGTGGGAGCGGGACCCGCGGTGCTTCCCGTTGGGGAATTTTGACGGGGCGATGATCACGATGGGCAGCTCGCCCCGGTTCCCCATGTACGATAATGATTTCGGATGGGGCCGGCCAGTTGCCATCCGCAGCGGCCGCGCCAATAAATTCGATGGGAAGATCTCGGCCTTTCCGGGCCGAGAGGGCAACGGAGGTGTGGATTTGGAGGTGGTTTTGGCTCCGGACACCATGGCGGCCTTGCTATCCGACCCGGAATTCATGCAATATGTATCTGCTTATTAG